One Pradoshia eiseniae genomic window, AGGAAGAATCGTTTCAAATTTACCATCAGTTTGAGGTACCGGATGACACATTCATCCAACAACTCGAGGGTGCTAATGTACATATCCTTGCCATTACAGAAGATTGGTGCGGCGATGCCATGCTAAATAACCCCATCATCCGCAAGGTCGCAGAAGCTGCCAAAGTAGAGGTTCACGCCGTTTTGCGTGATGCTGATACAGATCTGATTGACCGCTATCTAACAAATGGCGGCCGTGCAATCCCGATGTATCTTTTGCTGAATGAATCAGGAGAGGTCATCGGTAAATGGGGTCCGCGGGCACCGGAATTGCAACAATTCGTGATGGATGGCCGTGCCCAATTGCCTGCTAAAGAGGACCCTGCATTTGAAGAAAAATCAAAAGCCTTCTATACAGATCTTCGTAAAGCGTACACCGACCGTCCTGAGTTTTGGATGAATGTTTATGAAAGCTTCAAGGAAGCGGTTCAAAAATCTATATAAATAATAAGAATCCCTTTGTGATCATCCGCAAAGGGATTTTTATTTTTCCTTCAAAGCCCGATACCCTGCTCCCTCAGATACCTCAATAATGTCATCTGCTTCAATTTTGTTGAATAGAGATCCTTAACTGCAGCTGAATGAAATCCCCGCTCTGTCAGCTATCCGTCTACAGACCAAATTTGCCGTTCATGAAGTATGGTGATTAATAAAAAGTGTAAGGTTTCATTCATTCAAAGAATGGGTAAAAATAGTTTTTGTATTTTTCTAGGCCATATCATTTGCTATTCGCTCACATTACTGTTAAGGTTAGGTAGTATTATTTTTTGTTCTTC contains:
- a CDS encoding thioredoxin family protein, encoding MKTEQQYYEESPTIQEYMDNMSQLKEESFQIYHQFEVPDDTFIQQLEGANVHILAITEDWCGDAMLNNPIIRKVAEAAKVEVHAVLRDADTDLIDRYLTNGGRAIPMYLLLNESGEVIGKWGPRAPELQQFVMDGRAQLPAKEDPAFEEKSKAFYTDLRKAYTDRPEFWMNVYESFKEAVQKSI